The following proteins are encoded in a genomic region of Pagrus major chromosome 16, Pma_NU_1.0:
- the letm1 gene encoding mitochondrial proton/calcium exchanger protein isoform X5: MALILFTRSRAPLMKTSRSLKSEFRKGKLQDGACFNCTALRLSSQKLDGLRLGSLSQVSSSSPSLPLSDVNVGPCQSPDSQRLYCAFVLGGSSSPYPAITTGTQWTIARPQDISRVRWIHTSRRRWDDSKVEKSLRSLKDKKKKLEEGGPVYSPALDAEPMRRTIRQRVLDEIKHYYHGFRLLWIDTTIAGRMLWRVLNGHPLSRRERRQFLRTCADVFRLLPFLVFIIVPFMEFLLPVALKLFPNMLPSTFETQSKKEERLKTELRVKLEMAKFLQDTIEEIALRNKAAQGNVTEEFSTFFQKIRDSGERPSNEQILKFSKLFEDELTLDNLTRPQLVALCRLLELQSIGTNNFLRFQLIMKLRAIRADDKLIAEEGVASLNVNEVQAACRVRGMRSLGVTEERLREQLVQWLELHLKQQIPTSLLLLSRAMYLPDTLSPADQLKTTLQTLPEMVTKEAQLMVAEMELSKVDNKTKVEATLQEEWAIRQDNKDREMERLADAAEKAAREGELELEAEPTKADTAAHSETLRDTAPVIEGIKGEEITKEEIDMLSDACSKLKEQKRLLTLEKEELEELKDDVQEYNEDLEEIKKELSKTGQEKAIEESKASQRLSKRVNRMIGRIDKIILELEKDKVILDGQMDSGTTPPVGLFYTFRENLISIDELINVMRQIQNIPEHKLQSIADALDDNKDGKIDIDDVIKVVELIDKEDLDISTSQVADIMVMLQKEEKLMEKEKAKEKAEKEKAATLNS, translated from the exons GGAAACTACAAGATGGTGCCTGTTTCAACTGCACAGCGCTCAGACTCTCCAGTCAGAA ACTCGATGGGCTCCGACTCGGCAGCTTGTCCCAGGTCTCTTCCTCCAGTCCTTCCCTCCCCCTGTCAGATGTCAACGTGGGCCCCTGCCAGAGCCCGGACTCACAGCGGCTCTACTGCGCCTTTGTGTTGGGGGGCTCCTCTTCACCGTACCCTGCAATCACAACGGGGACCCAGTGGACGATAGCACGACCGCAGGACATCTCCCGCGTTCGGTGGATACACACCTCCAGGAGGAGATGGGACGACTCGAAGGTGGAGAAGTCGCTGCGTTCGTTaaaggacaagaagaagaagctggaggagggagggccGGTGTACAGCCCCGCGCTGGACGCAGAACCTATGAGAAGGACGATCCGACAGCGGGTTTTAGATGAAATCAAACACTACTATCACGGCTTCAGGCTGCTGTGGATTGATACCACCATCGCAGGCAGGATGCTGTGGAGGGTGCTGAACGGACACCCCCTGTCCCGCCGCGAGAGGAGACAG TTTCTCAGAACATGTGCCGACGTCTTCAGACTTCTTCCCTTCCTGGTGTTCATCATCGTCCCCTTCATGGAGTTCCTGCTTCCTGTGGCTCTGAAACTTTTCCCCAACATGCTGCCGTCCACCTTCGAGACACAGTCAAAGAAG gaGGAGAGGTTAAAAACGGAGCTGAGAGTCAAACTGGAGATGGCCAAGTTCTTGCAGGACACCATCGAGGAGATCGCTCTGAGGAACAAGGCTGCCCAGGGAAATGTGACGGAGGAGTTCTCCACCTTCTTCCAGAAG ATTCGGGACTCTGGTGAGCGTCCCAGTAATGAGCAGATCCTGAAGTTCTCCAAACTGTTCGAGGACGAGCTGACTCTGGACAACCTGACCCGACCTCAGCTGGTGGCTCTCTGCCGTCTCCTGGAGCTGCAGTCCATCGGGACCAACAACTTCCTCCGTTTCCAGCTCATCATGAAGCTGAGGGCCATCCGTGCAGATGACAAG CTTATAGCGGAGGAAGGGGTGGCAAGTCTGAACGTGAACGAGGTGCAGGCGGCCTGTCGTGTCAGAGGGATGAGATCACTCGGAGTCACTGAGGAACGACTGAGAGAGCAACTCGTCCAG TGGCTGGAGCTGCACCTGAAACAGCAGATCCCCacgtctctgctgctgctgtcccgAGCCATGTACCTCCCCGACACACTTTCCCCCGCCGACCAGCTGAAGACGACCCTGCAGACGCTGCCTGAGATGGTG ACAAAGGAGGCCCAGTTGATGGTGGCAGAGATGGAGCTCTCCAAAGTCGACAATAAGACCAAGGTGGAGGCTACACTACAGGAGGAGTGGGCGATACGCCAGGACAACAAGGACAGGGAGATGGAGAGGTTGGCGGATGCTGCGGAGAAGGCTGCCAGG GAGGGAGAGTTGGAGCTCGAAGCAGAGCCAACAAAAGCTGACACAGCTGCTcactcagagacactgagggatACAGCACCTGTCATCGAGGGAATCAAG GGTGAGGAGATCACCAAAGAGGAGATCGACATGTTGAGTGATGCGTGCTCAAAGCTGAAGGAGCAGAAGAGGCTGTTGACTCTGGAGAAAGAAGAGCTGGAAGAACTGAAGGATGATGTTCAGGAATACAACGAG GATCTGGAGGAGATAAAGAAAGAGCTTTCTAAGACTGGCCAAGAAAAGGCGATAGAGGAGTCGAAGGCGAGCCAGCGTCTGTCAAAGAGGGTGAACCGCATGATCGGTCGCATCGACAAGATCATcctggagctggagaaggaCAAGGTGATCCTGGACGGACAGATGGACAGTGGTACCACCCCACCTGTCGG TCTGTTCTACACCTTCAGGGAGAACCTCATCAGCATCGACGAGCTGATCAACGTCATGCGGCAGATCCAGAACATTCCAGAGCACAAGCTGCAGAGCATCGCCGACGCTCTCGACGACAACAAGGACGGGAAGATTGACATCGACGACGTCATCAAA GTGGTGGAACTGATCGACAAGGAGGACTTGGACATCTCCACCTCTCAGGTGGCTGACATCATGGTGATGctgcagaaggaggagaagctgaTGGAGAAGGAAAAGGCCAAAGAGAAGGCGGAGAAGGAAAAGGCAGCCACACTCAACAGCTAA
- the letm1 gene encoding mitochondrial proton/calcium exchanger protein isoform X3 produces the protein MALILFTRSRAPLMKTSRSLKSEFRKGKLQDGACFNCTALRLSSQKLDGLRLGSLSQVSSSSPSLPLSDVNVGPCQSPDSQRLYCAFVLGGSSSPYPAITTGTQWTIARPQDISRVRWIHTSRRRWDDSKVEKSLRSLKDKKKKLEEGGPVYSPALDAEPMRRTIRQRVLDEIKHYYHGFRLLWIDTTIAGRMLWRVLNGHPLSRRERRQFLRTCADVFRLLPFLVFIIVPFMEFLLPVALKLFPNMLPSTFETQSKKEERLKTELRVKLEMAKFLQDTIEEIALRNKAAQGNVTEEFSTFFQKIRDSGERPSNEQILKFSKLFEDELTLDNLTRPQLVALCRLLELQSIGTNNFLRFQLIMKLRAIRADDKLIAEEGVASLNVNEVQAACRVRGMRSLGVTEERLREQLVQWLELHLKQQIPTSLLLLSRAMYLPDTLSPADQLKTTLQTLPEMVTKEAQLMVAEMELSKVDNKTKVEATLQEEWAIRQDNKDREMERLADAAEKAAREGELELEAEPTKADTAAHSETLRDTAPVIEGIKFGQWQTFLRFQGEEITKEEIDMLSDACSKLKEQKRLLTLEKEELEELKDDVQEYNEDLEEIKKELSKTGQEKAIEESKASQRLSKRVNRMIGRIDKIILELEKDKVILDGQMDSGTTPPVGLFYTFRENLISIDELINVMRQIQNIPEHKLQSIADALDDNKDGKIDIDDVIKVVELIDKEDLDISTSQVADIMVMLQKEEKLMEKEKAKEKAEKEKAATLNS, from the exons GGAAACTACAAGATGGTGCCTGTTTCAACTGCACAGCGCTCAGACTCTCCAGTCAGAA ACTCGATGGGCTCCGACTCGGCAGCTTGTCCCAGGTCTCTTCCTCCAGTCCTTCCCTCCCCCTGTCAGATGTCAACGTGGGCCCCTGCCAGAGCCCGGACTCACAGCGGCTCTACTGCGCCTTTGTGTTGGGGGGCTCCTCTTCACCGTACCCTGCAATCACAACGGGGACCCAGTGGACGATAGCACGACCGCAGGACATCTCCCGCGTTCGGTGGATACACACCTCCAGGAGGAGATGGGACGACTCGAAGGTGGAGAAGTCGCTGCGTTCGTTaaaggacaagaagaagaagctggaggagggagggccGGTGTACAGCCCCGCGCTGGACGCAGAACCTATGAGAAGGACGATCCGACAGCGGGTTTTAGATGAAATCAAACACTACTATCACGGCTTCAGGCTGCTGTGGATTGATACCACCATCGCAGGCAGGATGCTGTGGAGGGTGCTGAACGGACACCCCCTGTCCCGCCGCGAGAGGAGACAG TTTCTCAGAACATGTGCCGACGTCTTCAGACTTCTTCCCTTCCTGGTGTTCATCATCGTCCCCTTCATGGAGTTCCTGCTTCCTGTGGCTCTGAAACTTTTCCCCAACATGCTGCCGTCCACCTTCGAGACACAGTCAAAGAAG gaGGAGAGGTTAAAAACGGAGCTGAGAGTCAAACTGGAGATGGCCAAGTTCTTGCAGGACACCATCGAGGAGATCGCTCTGAGGAACAAGGCTGCCCAGGGAAATGTGACGGAGGAGTTCTCCACCTTCTTCCAGAAG ATTCGGGACTCTGGTGAGCGTCCCAGTAATGAGCAGATCCTGAAGTTCTCCAAACTGTTCGAGGACGAGCTGACTCTGGACAACCTGACCCGACCTCAGCTGGTGGCTCTCTGCCGTCTCCTGGAGCTGCAGTCCATCGGGACCAACAACTTCCTCCGTTTCCAGCTCATCATGAAGCTGAGGGCCATCCGTGCAGATGACAAG CTTATAGCGGAGGAAGGGGTGGCAAGTCTGAACGTGAACGAGGTGCAGGCGGCCTGTCGTGTCAGAGGGATGAGATCACTCGGAGTCACTGAGGAACGACTGAGAGAGCAACTCGTCCAG TGGCTGGAGCTGCACCTGAAACAGCAGATCCCCacgtctctgctgctgctgtcccgAGCCATGTACCTCCCCGACACACTTTCCCCCGCCGACCAGCTGAAGACGACCCTGCAGACGCTGCCTGAGATGGTG ACAAAGGAGGCCCAGTTGATGGTGGCAGAGATGGAGCTCTCCAAAGTCGACAATAAGACCAAGGTGGAGGCTACACTACAGGAGGAGTGGGCGATACGCCAGGACAACAAGGACAGGGAGATGGAGAGGTTGGCGGATGCTGCGGAGAAGGCTGCCAGG GAGGGAGAGTTGGAGCTCGAAGCAGAGCCAACAAAAGCTGACACAGCTGCTcactcagagacactgagggatACAGCACCTGTCATCGAGGGAATCAAG TTTGGACAGTGGCAGACATTCCTGCGCTTCCAG GGTGAGGAGATCACCAAAGAGGAGATCGACATGTTGAGTGATGCGTGCTCAAAGCTGAAGGAGCAGAAGAGGCTGTTGACTCTGGAGAAAGAAGAGCTGGAAGAACTGAAGGATGATGTTCAGGAATACAACGAG GATCTGGAGGAGATAAAGAAAGAGCTTTCTAAGACTGGCCAAGAAAAGGCGATAGAGGAGTCGAAGGCGAGCCAGCGTCTGTCAAAGAGGGTGAACCGCATGATCGGTCGCATCGACAAGATCATcctggagctggagaaggaCAAGGTGATCCTGGACGGACAGATGGACAGTGGTACCACCCCACCTGTCGG TCTGTTCTACACCTTCAGGGAGAACCTCATCAGCATCGACGAGCTGATCAACGTCATGCGGCAGATCCAGAACATTCCAGAGCACAAGCTGCAGAGCATCGCCGACGCTCTCGACGACAACAAGGACGGGAAGATTGACATCGACGACGTCATCAAA GTGGTGGAACTGATCGACAAGGAGGACTTGGACATCTCCACCTCTCAGGTGGCTGACATCATGGTGATGctgcagaaggaggagaagctgaTGGAGAAGGAAAAGGCCAAAGAGAAGGCGGAGAAGGAAAAGGCAGCCACACTCAACAGCTAA
- the letm1 gene encoding mitochondrial proton/calcium exchanger protein isoform X4, which translates to MALILFTRSRAPLMKTSRSLKSEFRKGKLQDGACFNCTALRLSSQKLDGLRLGSLSQVSSSSPSLPLSDVNVGPCQSPDSQRLYCAFVLGGSSSPYPAITTGTQWTIARPQDISRVRWIHTSRRRWDDSKVEKSLRSLKDKKKKLEEGGPVYSPALDAEPMRRTIRQRVLDEIKHYYHGFRLLWIDTTIAGRMLWRVLNGHPLSRRERRQFLRTCADVFRLLPFLVFIIVPFMEFLLPVALKLFPNMLPSTFETQSKKEERLKTELRVKLEMAKFLQDTIEEIALRNKAAQGNVTEEFSTFFQKIRDSGERPSNEQILKFSKLFEDELTLDNLTRPQLVALCRLLELQSIGTNNFLRFQLIMKLRAIRADDKLIAEEGVASLNVNEVQAACRVRGMRSLGVTEERLREQLVQWLELHLKQQIPTSLLLLSRAMYLPDTLSPADQLKTTLQTLPEMVTKEAQLMVAEMELSKVDNKTKVEATLQEEWAIRQDNKDREMERLADAAEKAAREGELELEAEPTKADTAAHSETLRDTAPVIEGIKFGQWQTFLRFQGEEITKEEIDMLSDACSKLKEQKRLLTLEKEELEELKDDVQEYNEDLEEIKKELSKTGQEKAIEESKASQRLSKRVNRMIGRIDKIILELEKDKVILDGQMDSGTTPPVGENLISIDELINVMRQIQNIPEHKLQSIADALDDNKDGKIDIDDVIKVVELIDKEDLDISTSQVADIMVMLQKEEKLMEKEKAKEKAEKEKAATLNS; encoded by the exons GGAAACTACAAGATGGTGCCTGTTTCAACTGCACAGCGCTCAGACTCTCCAGTCAGAA ACTCGATGGGCTCCGACTCGGCAGCTTGTCCCAGGTCTCTTCCTCCAGTCCTTCCCTCCCCCTGTCAGATGTCAACGTGGGCCCCTGCCAGAGCCCGGACTCACAGCGGCTCTACTGCGCCTTTGTGTTGGGGGGCTCCTCTTCACCGTACCCTGCAATCACAACGGGGACCCAGTGGACGATAGCACGACCGCAGGACATCTCCCGCGTTCGGTGGATACACACCTCCAGGAGGAGATGGGACGACTCGAAGGTGGAGAAGTCGCTGCGTTCGTTaaaggacaagaagaagaagctggaggagggagggccGGTGTACAGCCCCGCGCTGGACGCAGAACCTATGAGAAGGACGATCCGACAGCGGGTTTTAGATGAAATCAAACACTACTATCACGGCTTCAGGCTGCTGTGGATTGATACCACCATCGCAGGCAGGATGCTGTGGAGGGTGCTGAACGGACACCCCCTGTCCCGCCGCGAGAGGAGACAG TTTCTCAGAACATGTGCCGACGTCTTCAGACTTCTTCCCTTCCTGGTGTTCATCATCGTCCCCTTCATGGAGTTCCTGCTTCCTGTGGCTCTGAAACTTTTCCCCAACATGCTGCCGTCCACCTTCGAGACACAGTCAAAGAAG gaGGAGAGGTTAAAAACGGAGCTGAGAGTCAAACTGGAGATGGCCAAGTTCTTGCAGGACACCATCGAGGAGATCGCTCTGAGGAACAAGGCTGCCCAGGGAAATGTGACGGAGGAGTTCTCCACCTTCTTCCAGAAG ATTCGGGACTCTGGTGAGCGTCCCAGTAATGAGCAGATCCTGAAGTTCTCCAAACTGTTCGAGGACGAGCTGACTCTGGACAACCTGACCCGACCTCAGCTGGTGGCTCTCTGCCGTCTCCTGGAGCTGCAGTCCATCGGGACCAACAACTTCCTCCGTTTCCAGCTCATCATGAAGCTGAGGGCCATCCGTGCAGATGACAAG CTTATAGCGGAGGAAGGGGTGGCAAGTCTGAACGTGAACGAGGTGCAGGCGGCCTGTCGTGTCAGAGGGATGAGATCACTCGGAGTCACTGAGGAACGACTGAGAGAGCAACTCGTCCAG TGGCTGGAGCTGCACCTGAAACAGCAGATCCCCacgtctctgctgctgctgtcccgAGCCATGTACCTCCCCGACACACTTTCCCCCGCCGACCAGCTGAAGACGACCCTGCAGACGCTGCCTGAGATGGTG ACAAAGGAGGCCCAGTTGATGGTGGCAGAGATGGAGCTCTCCAAAGTCGACAATAAGACCAAGGTGGAGGCTACACTACAGGAGGAGTGGGCGATACGCCAGGACAACAAGGACAGGGAGATGGAGAGGTTGGCGGATGCTGCGGAGAAGGCTGCCAGG GAGGGAGAGTTGGAGCTCGAAGCAGAGCCAACAAAAGCTGACACAGCTGCTcactcagagacactgagggatACAGCACCTGTCATCGAGGGAATCAAG TTTGGACAGTGGCAGACATTCCTGCGCTTCCAG GGTGAGGAGATCACCAAAGAGGAGATCGACATGTTGAGTGATGCGTGCTCAAAGCTGAAGGAGCAGAAGAGGCTGTTGACTCTGGAGAAAGAAGAGCTGGAAGAACTGAAGGATGATGTTCAGGAATACAACGAG GATCTGGAGGAGATAAAGAAAGAGCTTTCTAAGACTGGCCAAGAAAAGGCGATAGAGGAGTCGAAGGCGAGCCAGCGTCTGTCAAAGAGGGTGAACCGCATGATCGGTCGCATCGACAAGATCATcctggagctggagaaggaCAAGGTGATCCTGGACGGACAGATGGACAGTGGTACCACCCCACCTGTCGG GGAGAACCTCATCAGCATCGACGAGCTGATCAACGTCATGCGGCAGATCCAGAACATTCCAGAGCACAAGCTGCAGAGCATCGCCGACGCTCTCGACGACAACAAGGACGGGAAGATTGACATCGACGACGTCATCAAA GTGGTGGAACTGATCGACAAGGAGGACTTGGACATCTCCACCTCTCAGGTGGCTGACATCATGGTGATGctgcagaaggaggagaagctgaTGGAGAAGGAAAAGGCCAAAGAGAAGGCGGAGAAGGAAAAGGCAGCCACACTCAACAGCTAA
- the letm1 gene encoding mitochondrial proton/calcium exchanger protein isoform X2, with protein sequence MALILFTRSRAPLMKTSRSLKSEFRKGKLQDGACFNCTALRLSSQKLDGLRLGSLSQVSSSSPSLPLSDVNVGPCQSPDSQRLYCAFVLGGSSSPYPAITTGTQWTIARPQDISRVRWIHTSRRRWDDSKVEKSLRSLKDKKKKLEEGGPVYSPALDAEPMRRTIRQRVLDEIKHYYHGFRLLWIDTTIAGRMLWRVLNGHPLSRRERRQFLRTCADVFRLLPFLVFIIVPFMEFLLPVALKLFPNMLPSTFETQSKKEERLKTELRVKLEMAKFLQDTIEEIALRNKAAQGNVTEEFSTFFQKIRDSGERPSNEQILKFSKLFEDELTLDNLTRPQLVALCRLLELQSIGTNNFLRFQLIMKLRAIRADDKLIAEEGVASLNVNEVQAACRVRGMRSLGVTEERLREQLVQWLELHLKQQIPTSLLLLSRAMYLPDTLSPADQLKTTLQTLPEMVTKEAQLMVAEMELSKVDNKTKVEATLQEEWAIRQDNKDREMERLADAAEKAAREGELELEAEPTKADTAAHSETLRDTAPVIEGIKGEEITKEEIDMLSDACSKLKEQKRLLTLEKEELEELKDDVQEYNEDLEEIKKELSKTGQEKAIEESKASQRLSKRVNRMIGRIDKIILELEKDKVILDGQMDSGTTPPVGLFFTKHSDATSLFYTFRENLISIDELINVMRQIQNIPEHKLQSIADALDDNKDGKIDIDDVIKVVELIDKEDLDISTSQVADIMVMLQKEEKLMEKEKAKEKAEKEKAATLNS encoded by the exons GGAAACTACAAGATGGTGCCTGTTTCAACTGCACAGCGCTCAGACTCTCCAGTCAGAA ACTCGATGGGCTCCGACTCGGCAGCTTGTCCCAGGTCTCTTCCTCCAGTCCTTCCCTCCCCCTGTCAGATGTCAACGTGGGCCCCTGCCAGAGCCCGGACTCACAGCGGCTCTACTGCGCCTTTGTGTTGGGGGGCTCCTCTTCACCGTACCCTGCAATCACAACGGGGACCCAGTGGACGATAGCACGACCGCAGGACATCTCCCGCGTTCGGTGGATACACACCTCCAGGAGGAGATGGGACGACTCGAAGGTGGAGAAGTCGCTGCGTTCGTTaaaggacaagaagaagaagctggaggagggagggccGGTGTACAGCCCCGCGCTGGACGCAGAACCTATGAGAAGGACGATCCGACAGCGGGTTTTAGATGAAATCAAACACTACTATCACGGCTTCAGGCTGCTGTGGATTGATACCACCATCGCAGGCAGGATGCTGTGGAGGGTGCTGAACGGACACCCCCTGTCCCGCCGCGAGAGGAGACAG TTTCTCAGAACATGTGCCGACGTCTTCAGACTTCTTCCCTTCCTGGTGTTCATCATCGTCCCCTTCATGGAGTTCCTGCTTCCTGTGGCTCTGAAACTTTTCCCCAACATGCTGCCGTCCACCTTCGAGACACAGTCAAAGAAG gaGGAGAGGTTAAAAACGGAGCTGAGAGTCAAACTGGAGATGGCCAAGTTCTTGCAGGACACCATCGAGGAGATCGCTCTGAGGAACAAGGCTGCCCAGGGAAATGTGACGGAGGAGTTCTCCACCTTCTTCCAGAAG ATTCGGGACTCTGGTGAGCGTCCCAGTAATGAGCAGATCCTGAAGTTCTCCAAACTGTTCGAGGACGAGCTGACTCTGGACAACCTGACCCGACCTCAGCTGGTGGCTCTCTGCCGTCTCCTGGAGCTGCAGTCCATCGGGACCAACAACTTCCTCCGTTTCCAGCTCATCATGAAGCTGAGGGCCATCCGTGCAGATGACAAG CTTATAGCGGAGGAAGGGGTGGCAAGTCTGAACGTGAACGAGGTGCAGGCGGCCTGTCGTGTCAGAGGGATGAGATCACTCGGAGTCACTGAGGAACGACTGAGAGAGCAACTCGTCCAG TGGCTGGAGCTGCACCTGAAACAGCAGATCCCCacgtctctgctgctgctgtcccgAGCCATGTACCTCCCCGACACACTTTCCCCCGCCGACCAGCTGAAGACGACCCTGCAGACGCTGCCTGAGATGGTG ACAAAGGAGGCCCAGTTGATGGTGGCAGAGATGGAGCTCTCCAAAGTCGACAATAAGACCAAGGTGGAGGCTACACTACAGGAGGAGTGGGCGATACGCCAGGACAACAAGGACAGGGAGATGGAGAGGTTGGCGGATGCTGCGGAGAAGGCTGCCAGG GAGGGAGAGTTGGAGCTCGAAGCAGAGCCAACAAAAGCTGACACAGCTGCTcactcagagacactgagggatACAGCACCTGTCATCGAGGGAATCAAG GGTGAGGAGATCACCAAAGAGGAGATCGACATGTTGAGTGATGCGTGCTCAAAGCTGAAGGAGCAGAAGAGGCTGTTGACTCTGGAGAAAGAAGAGCTGGAAGAACTGAAGGATGATGTTCAGGAATACAACGAG GATCTGGAGGAGATAAAGAAAGAGCTTTCTAAGACTGGCCAAGAAAAGGCGATAGAGGAGTCGAAGGCGAGCCAGCGTCTGTCAAAGAGGGTGAACCGCATGATCGGTCGCATCGACAAGATCATcctggagctggagaaggaCAAGGTGATCCTGGACGGACAGATGGACAGTGGTACCACCCCACCTGTCGG ATTATTCTTTACTAAACATAGTGATGCCACAAG TCTGTTCTACACCTTCAGGGAGAACCTCATCAGCATCGACGAGCTGATCAACGTCATGCGGCAGATCCAGAACATTCCAGAGCACAAGCTGCAGAGCATCGCCGACGCTCTCGACGACAACAAGGACGGGAAGATTGACATCGACGACGTCATCAAA GTGGTGGAACTGATCGACAAGGAGGACTTGGACATCTCCACCTCTCAGGTGGCTGACATCATGGTGATGctgcagaaggaggagaagctgaTGGAGAAGGAAAAGGCCAAAGAGAAGGCGGAGAAGGAAAAGGCAGCCACACTCAACAGCTAA